ATGTGTAAGCGCCAAAGAAGACCTTTGATGGTAGTGTTGACGAAGTGAGCACAAGGGGGAATCAGCAAGGCCACGTTAACCGCTGTTCTATGTAATTCTAGGTCTCCTTTGGGTATGTTTCCTTAGCCAATCTTGGCTCTGTTCTctgcagggaggaggaaggaggggagCATCTTCGGAAGCGTTCTATGCATCTTCCTTTTACCTTCGCTACAGGAGAGGCCCTCTTATATCAAAGTACCTGTCCGATTCCCGGCTTCCCAGACCCATTCCAAAGCAAAGGGAAAACCAGCAAATCCAAAAGTAATCCTCTCAGTAAAGGGGGAAGGTCCCAGAAGGACAATGTGGACCCGAATTCTCTCCTGGGAGCCCTGATGAGGCAAGATGAGGCTGTTTATGTCTCTCACCCAGCTCCTACTCCCAAGCATTCCTTCAGCAGCCATctggccagctgcctgggagaCTCCAGCCTATCTGGGACCGGAGGAGGCAGCTGGACTGCGGTTGCGAATCCATTGTCCTCGGGAGGAACTGGTCCAGATTTGAGGCAGGGGGACCTGCTCTTGACCACGCTGGACTCTCTCTCGATTAGCAGCGATGAAACCTGTTCCAATAACGAGCTGTTCAATGCCTTGGAAGGCCTGGGGCTGACGGCTGAGGACCTGGAGCTCTTGCTCTTGGACGAGAGGATGGTGAGGGTAGAAATGGACCTGGATTATGTTCCTTCTCTCAACGACCTGTTAACAAACAATGAAATCCTCTCTTATGTTCATGGGTCGCTGGTGAGCATACGTGAGGGAGAGCCTGCGGGAGAACAGCAGGCCTGTTCCTTGTCCGAGCCGGCCCAGAATGCAAGCAAAGACCAAGAGGCCTACCTAGGGTCGTCCTGCTCACCCCAGTGCACACCACAAACCCAGCAACCGCTGATCTTGCATCTCCCGCAGCAAATGCAGCAGTGCCTGGGGAGCCCAACCCAGCAGCGCCACCAGCcatgggagcagctgccaccctctGTGCTCCATCAGCCACCGTCCCAGGCTGAGGAGGgtaagcagcagcctggcagcctgcagTGGAGACCAGCAGCAGGAACAGTGGAGATTGGGCTGTCTCGGTTTGGTCAGTTGCCCCCTGGTAATCAGCAGCAGAGTCCACCATGGGACAGACCTCCTGGATCAAACCATCTCCACCAACCCACAGACCTCCCTTACCCGCCTCAGcagcctgagcagcagctggagagcaacCTCCATGCAACACAGGGAGAACATCAACCCTTCCAGCAGCCAAGCGAGCCCCGCCTCCACCCAAACCAGAGCCAGGCGCGGACAGAGCTGCCGAGTCAGctgaaacaaaaaacccaccagccCTTCTTAGAGAGTGGCCTGTCCAGCCAGGGCTTATCCAACCAGCCATCCCTGGGGAGTAACACATGGCAGGCCTATATGGAGCACCAAGATATCTATGGTGTCGAACAGGAGCTGAGCTCcccgctctgcccagcccaggtGCCAAACCCTGCTGTATCCACCATTCATTTGTACCTGCATGGGCTATCCAACACGCAGgttggaggtggaggagcagcagcccgaGAAGAGATGACTCCATATCCGGGTTTTGTTCCCCCGTCCTCAtatcagatcatttctccaaagcAGCCAACCCCTGTTCCTTCGGCGTCCCAGTACCTGTGTCCAAACTCAGCCTCGGATCCCTTTGTGAATCTCCATGGACAGCGGGAAGCCTCCATGCGCTCCTATGGGGAGCACACATCCGTACTAAGCCAGATTGATATCCAGAAGGTAAGCTGCTCTTTGACATTTGAGGCTAAAGGTTTCCTGAGCCTGTCACATGTTTTAGCCTCTCAGCTAGTGGAGCTTTAATTAATTCAGGGACTAATTCTCCTCCCATTTATACCATGAGCAACTCCTACAGTAATCTGTTGACTTATACCACCGTCAGGCAGGCCTCAGAGAGGATCTGTCCAGTTGATTCCTGTCCTTAATGGGTGAACATCCCTGGCCCAAGCTTCCACAGGGCTCACCTCACAGCATGTGTGTGGCAAAACCCTCACCTCTAGGTTTATGCTGAACCATCACTGGGGTGTGCCTGTTCTCATTGCTCTGGCAAGAGAATGGTCCAAAATTAATTTTTCAGCAAGGACATAAAAGCGCCTTTAAAACAATGTCCTCTCTTGGGCAGTTGTCTGTCAGTGGTTTGCACAGGTAGGGGCTGAGCACCTCTTACCTTACGTGTCCTTGGAAGGCAAAGTAGTTTCATTAGTGCCATTTTACAAAGGCACGGAGAGACTAAGGCTACCCCTACACCACAGAgttatatcttatttcaaaataacacagctacacaccaaggccgtgtctacactagccccttccctttggaagaggaatggtaatgagcgagttgagaatatgctaatgaggcaatgccatgaatatgcagtgcctcattagcataatggcggccacgcacgattcaaaagtgccgcccGTGTCgatggggggcctttcgaaaggaccccccagacttcgaaagctccttctttcaaaccgcacatggctgctattatgctcgtgaggtgccgcatattcatggcagcacctcgttaTTACcatcccaactcactcattaccaagccccttctgaaaggaaaggctagtgtagacatagccaaaatgtatttggaaacagcaccccactatttcaaaatagcatttccagacacatagCGCTGTTTTAAAATAGTCCCATTGCATGCCACTATGGAGTACCtcgaaatagcgctattctgtgtctAGCAGTACCTATTTGGAAatcaccatttcaaaataggcagtatTCCTCCTGCAATAAGGTGTAGCGATTTCcaaataacacacctgctattttgaaataacttgtgcTAAgcgctcgcaaagttattttgaaatgactctgaagcatagacatagcttaaaTGACTTTCACGGCTTCACCTGGCGTAACCACCAACAGGCAGACTCGAACCTGGGATTTCAGCTCAGGAGCCGCTACAGAGCGAGCTAAGAGCCAACTAGCTCCCAGTTAGCGCTGCAAaggagacttgttctttctctgccTAAGAGGTCTAGGCGCCACGCCAGGGGACAGTGAGTGAACCCCCTCCTAGGTGTGTGTGTTAGCCTGCCAAGCCTTGTTAGAGCAGGGGATTAAAGCCAGgtctcccagtcccctgccaacATTCCTCTCCTGGCGTCAGCCTGCCCCTCAGCTGTcacagcatggggcccaggacagtcTGGAGAGGCAGGTGCTGTGCAAGAGTGGCCTCAGCAGCATATTTTGCCTTACCTCTGCCCCCAGGAGGCCGTGACCCTCATTGTACAGAGCAGCGGCACAGCCAGAAACTTCCGAAAGTGGTGTGTGTCTCCACTGACCCCCTCCTCCGCTTTTGGAGGCCATGGGAGTCGGAGGTTCTGGAAGGCAGGGCAGTGGTGACTAAAGAGGGCTCAGCCCTCCACTCCTAATCTAGCTCTGCCTCTGGGGCACACTCCTGAGCACCAGGCATGGTGCTAAAATGACCAGGATTACAGTCAGCAACCAGTAACTCGTAGTAGGCAGTAACCAGAGCTGGATGGCATGGGCCAGAGCCCTTCCCCGGCATGGGTGACAGAGAGCTGGCTGGGCCTGCGAGTGGCATTTCAATCCATCCCAGGCTTCTTCCCTATCTTCAAGGCCTGGCTGTGGTGAGAGAGGCCAGCTGAgatcttcccctcccaccagaggtggggtgggacTATGGCCACAAAGAGGGTCTCCTTTTTGCACCGTGGTGAGGCACAAGGACAGCAGGTCACTTGCTCTAGGTCACACAagaggtctgtggcagagcacagaATTCCTAGATTGATCAGTTCATAGATTCTGAGGCTGGAAAGAACCACTGTGACCCTCCCGCCTGACCTCCTACATggtccagagcagagaactgctcTCAAATGATCCCTAGAGCTGCTCTTTTAGAAATAGGACCTTAAGCATTGCCTCTCGGTCTCCTCCCTCAGCCCGAGAACGATTGTGTTTTGACCAGCGCTAACGTGGGATACCCTGGAGACGGCTTCCTGCCCAACAGAAACCCCGCTTCCTCGGACAAGCTGCATTCTGGCACAGGACCGCTTCCCAACCATTCTAATCCCACCAGCGGGGGCTTTTACCTGTAGCAGTGGGCAATTCGATTGGCCCAGTCAGGCTTATTCACAGGCTTCTGGAGAAAAAGCTCTGTTGGAATTACGGAAAACAAGCAGtcggttttttttttctggctattgtgtcatcttttattttgttgtttgtagCAAGCTCACATGGCAGTGATTGTGACAGACGAGAGTTGGCCAGGAGTGAGAGAGAACTTCACAGAGTTTAATTTTCACAAAGATATTACTGATCGTGTTTCGTTCTTCACCTACAGCTCTCTGGAAGGGAGGCCATAGCTGGGGGAAAGAACTGTTCGTTCTTCACAGTCTCTGTTATGCATTTGTAAAACAGGTGTGAGCTACATACGCAACATCTCATTGGTGCAATTGTCTTGGAATGGTGGAGTGGTTTGTGTTCTTTGCTTCATCAGTTGGGAATTTCCTGTTTCTTCTTCTGTCATGTTTCCCCAGTAGGGTTCTTGATTGCGGAAAGATGGAGACATCCATCTACAAAGGAAAATCACCTTGGAAAGATCTGGATCTAGCCTCACACCTTTCTACTGTAGAAGTCTTTCAAACCGAACACAGAACTCGTGTTTTGCTGCAGGAAACTACAACTGAACATCAGCTAAGCTACCCTGTGGAAGAAGTGGCATTGATATACAAAATCTTGCACATTGACAAAAAAGTTCTCTATTGCACTAAGTTCATTTTTAGTTCTACTGTTGGGGAAGATTGTTgcgggtttttatttttttaaacacattttactggTCTCTAAAATTCAGGcagttttttttcctgccattgAGTTTAGAGGTTCAAtggtgtgggttttgttttggggACACAGTAGCACTGTAGAAAAGGCAAGTGGAGTTTTACTACCTGTACACAGATTGTAATGAATCTCTTCCTGCTGGGTTTGACGAAGAATTTTGGTTTGTGACAGTTTGCTGACCTAGTGGAATGGGGCTGTAGAGCTATGTATGGCAAAGTATCAACTCAGGTATTTGTTCAGGGTGGTAACTTTCTGGTGAGCGGGGTTGGTTGTATAGTCAACCATGTCATATGGACACTTTTCTTTAGAGCGCGTAACTGACTTATATTCTCATATTACACAGGTCCTTTTACAGCCAGATTTCAACATTCATAAGAGGCATTATCATTAAGTGATTCCACAGATTAGAGTTTTAGATAATATAGTAACTATCACTGGTGGTTGTTCTGTTGTCTTCTGTGTGGTATGCCCAGGTTGGCTGGTCTTGATTCTCAGAGTACCTAGCATTCATTCTGTCTGAAAGTGGAACTAAACCACTAAGGCTATTCAGAGCCACAGTAGCTCATGTATAGGTACTTAACTATCAAAAATTAGGAACATACTGGCACATAAGCCGTATGTTCTATCTGTGCCTAAAAAGATTGCAAATAAGTAGAGGACTTGACTGCTTCAGAGGACGAGTCAGATGACTGTACAGAGAAGTTTGCAATCCAATA
This portion of the Carettochelys insculpta isolate YL-2023 chromosome 8, ASM3395843v1, whole genome shotgun sequence genome encodes:
- the LOC142017121 gene encoding aryl hydrocarbon receptor-like isoform X1, which translates into the protein MYAGRKRRKPVQRTVKLPPPEGAKSNPSKRHRDRLNSELEQLAGLLPFPEEVISTLDKLSILRLSVSYLRAKNFFTVALKSHSSKGGVERNGDRDNGRTVGLADGIMPEGELLLQALDGFVLVVTSEGLIFYSSHTIQDYLGFHQTDVMHQSVYELIHTEDQQEFRRNLHWALNPPPAPESEPSPDGETSISSSVLACEPGQLPPENSAFLERSFVCRFRCLLDNSSGFLALNLQGRLKFLHGQNKRSQDGSLLPPQLALFAISTPLQPPSILEIRTKNMIFRTKHKLDFTPLACDAKGKIVLGYTEAELRMRGTGYQFIHAADMLHCAENHVRMMKTGESGLTVFRLLTKENRWTWVQANARLVYKNGKPDYIIATQRPLVEEEGGEHLRKRSMHLPFTFATGEALLYQSTCPIPGFPDPFQSKGKTSKSKSNPLSKGGRSQKDNVDPNSLLGALMRQDEAVYVSHPAPTPKHSFSSHLASCLGDSSLSGTGGGSWTAVANPLSSGGTGPDLRQGDLLLTTLDSLSISSDETCSNNELFNALEGLGLTAEDLELLLLDERMVRVEMDLDYVPSLNDLLTNNEILSYVHGSLVSIREGEPAGEQQACSLSEPAQNASKDQEAYLGSSCSPQCTPQTQQPLILHLPQQMQQCLGSPTQQRHQPWEQLPPSVLHQPPSQAEEGKQQPGSLQWRPAAGTVEIGLSRFGQLPPGNQQQSPPWDRPPGSNHLHQPTDLPYPPQQPEQQLESNLHATQGEHQPFQQPSEPRLHPNQSQARTELPSQLKQKTHQPFLESGLSSQGLSNQPSLGSNTWQAYMEHQDIYGVEQELSSPLCPAQVPNPAVSTIHLYLHGLSNTQVGGGGAAAREEMTPYPGFVPPSSYQIISPKQPTPVPSASQYLCPNSASDPFVNLHGQREASMRSYGEHTSVLSQIDIQKPENDCVLTSANVGYPGDGFLPNRNPASSDKLHSGTGPLPNHSNPTSGGFYL